A window of the Parambassis ranga chromosome 17, fParRan2.1, whole genome shotgun sequence genome harbors these coding sequences:
- the ss18 gene encoding protein SSXT isoform X2: MSVAFAPHRQRGKSDITPAGIQKLLDENNHLIQCIMDFQSKGKTAECSQYQQMLHRNLVYLATIADSNQNMQSLLPAPPTQNMPMGPGGMNQSGPPPQPPHGHNMPSEGMVSGGPPAPHMQNQMNGQMPGPNHMPMQGPGPGPNQPPNMPSGSMNMPPSSHGSMGGYNHNVPSSQGMPAQSQMNMTQGQPMGNYGPRPNMNMPNQGPMMHQQPPSQQYNMPPGGGGQHYQGQQNPMGMIGQVNQGNHVMGQRPMPPYRPPQQGPPQQYPGQEDYYGDQYSHAGQGASEGNAQYGQQQEAYQQGPPQQQGYPPQQQYPGQQAYPPQQQGYGPSQSAPGQYPNYPQGQGQQYGAYRPPQPGPPQGQQQRPYGYDQGHMRK, from the exons ATGTCGGTGGCGTTCGCACCTCACAGGCAGCGGGGGAAGAGTGATATAACACCCGCTGGAATACAAAAG TTGCTTGATGAAAACAACCACCTCATCCAGTGTATAATGGACTTCCAGAGTAAAGGAAAAACAGCAGAGTGTTCACA GTATCAACAGATGCTGCACAGAAATTTAGTGTACCTGGCCACGATAGCAGACTCCAATCAGAACATGCAGTCTCTCCTCCCTGCT CCACCCACTCAAAACATGCCCATGGGCCCTGGTGGGATGAACCAGAGTGgacctcctcctcagccccctcatGGTCACAATATGCCCTCTGAGGGTATGGTCAGCGGTGGCCCTCCAGCCCCACATATGCAGAACCAGATGAATGGACAGATGCCTG GGCCAAATCACATGCCCATGCAAGGCCCTGGTCCAGGCCCCAACCAGCCCCCAAACATGCCCAGCGGGTCTATGAATATGCCCCCTAGCAGCCATGGGTCCATGGGTGGTTATAATCACAACGTCCCTTCCTCCCAGGGCATGCCAGCTCAGAGCCAAATGAACATGACCCAGGGCCAACCCATGGGAAACTATGGGCCTCGTCCAAACATGAACATGCCCAATCAAG GTCCAATGATGCACCAGCAGCCTCCCTCACAGCAGTATAACATGCctcctggtggtggtggacagCACTACCAAGGACAACAAAACCCAATGGGCATGATCGGCCAGGTCAACCAGGGGAATCATGTCATGGGACAGAGGCCAATGCCACCCTACAGACCCCCACAGCAAG gACCCCCTCAGCAGTACCCAGGGCAGGAAGACTACTATGGGGACCAGTACAGTCACGCAGGACAGGGAGCCTCAGAAG GTAATGCCCAGTATGGCCAACAGCAGGAAGCATACCAGCAAGGCCCTCCCCAGCAGCAGGGCtatcctcctcagcagcagtaCCCAGGTCAACAGGCCTACCCACCACAGCAACAAGGTTATG GTCCCTCCCAAAGTGCCCCAGGACAGTACCCTAACTATCCTCAGGGCCAGGGGCAGCAGTACGGGGCCTATCGCCCTCCTCAACCTGGACCCCCACAGGGCCAGCAGCAGCGCCCTTATGGTTATGACCAG GGGCACATGAGGAAATAA
- the psma8 gene encoding proteasome subunit alpha-type 8 — protein sequence MAARYDRAITVFSPDGHLFQVEYAQEAVKKGSTAVGIRGKDIVVLGVEKKSVAKLQEERTVRKICALDEHVCMAFAGLTADARIVINRARVECQSHRLTVEDPVTVEYITRYIATLKQRYTQSNGRRPFGISALIVGFDYDGTPRLYQTDPSGTYHAWKANAIGRSAKTVREFLEKNYTDEAIAGDNEAIKLAIKALLEVVQSGGKNIELAVIRRNQPLKILESKEIETLVAEIEKEKEEEAEKKKQKK from the exons ATGGCGGCAAGATATGACAGGGCCATTACTGTCTTTTCTCCTGATGGTCATCTCTTTCAAGTGGAGTATGCACAAGAAGCTGTAAAGAAAGGTTCCACAGCG GTGGGAATCAGAGGTAAAGACATTGTCGTCCTTGGTGTGGAGAAGAAATCTGTTGCAAAGCTGCAGGAGGAAAGGACTGTCCGGAAGATCTGTGCACTTGATGAGCATGTCTGCATGGCCTTTGCAG gtctGACAGCCGATGCCCGTATTGTGATAAACAGAGCTCGGGTTGAGTGCCAGAGCCACAGGCTAACAGTGGAGGACCCGGTCACAGTAGAATACATTACACGCTACATAGCTACACTGAAACAG CGCTATACCCAAAGCAATGGGCGCAGGCCTTTTGGCATCTCTGCGTTAATTGTTGGCTTTGACTACGACGGAACTCCCAGGCTGTATCAGACAGACCCTTCAGGAACCTATCATGCCTGGAAG GCAAATGCAATTGGCCGCAGTGCAAAAACCGTGAGAGAGTTCTTGGAAAAGAATTACACAGATGAAGCCATTGCAGGTGACAATGAGGCAATCAAGCTGGCCATTAAAGCTCTGCTTGAG GTTGTCCAGTCAGGAGGAAAAAATATCGAACTTGCTGTAATCAGAAGAAACCAGCCGCTGAAG ATTTTGGAATCCAAGGAAATCGAGACCCTGGTGGCTGAAattgagaaggagaaggaggaagaggcagaaaagaagaagcagaaaaaatga
- the ss18 gene encoding protein SSXT isoform X3: MSVAFAPHRQRGKSDITPAGIQKLLDENNHLIQCIMDFQSKGKTAECSQYQQMLHRNLVYLATIADSNQNMQSLLPAPPTQNMPMGPGGMNQSGPPPQPPHGHNMPSEGMVSGGPPAPHMQNQMNGQMPGPNHMPMQGPGPGPNQPPNMPSGSMNMPPSSHGSMGGYNHNVPSSQGMPAQSQMNMTQGQPMGNYGPRPNMNMPNQGPMMHQQPPSQQYNMPPGGGGQHYQGQQNPMGMIGQVNQGNHVMGQRPMPPYRPPQQGNAQYGQQQEAYQQGPPQQQGYPPQQQYPGQQAYPPQQQGYGPSQSAPGQYPNYPQGQGQQYGAYRPPQPGPPQGQQQRPYGYDQGQYGNYQQ, translated from the exons ATGTCGGTGGCGTTCGCACCTCACAGGCAGCGGGGGAAGAGTGATATAACACCCGCTGGAATACAAAAG TTGCTTGATGAAAACAACCACCTCATCCAGTGTATAATGGACTTCCAGAGTAAAGGAAAAACAGCAGAGTGTTCACA GTATCAACAGATGCTGCACAGAAATTTAGTGTACCTGGCCACGATAGCAGACTCCAATCAGAACATGCAGTCTCTCCTCCCTGCT CCACCCACTCAAAACATGCCCATGGGCCCTGGTGGGATGAACCAGAGTGgacctcctcctcagccccctcatGGTCACAATATGCCCTCTGAGGGTATGGTCAGCGGTGGCCCTCCAGCCCCACATATGCAGAACCAGATGAATGGACAGATGCCTG GGCCAAATCACATGCCCATGCAAGGCCCTGGTCCAGGCCCCAACCAGCCCCCAAACATGCCCAGCGGGTCTATGAATATGCCCCCTAGCAGCCATGGGTCCATGGGTGGTTATAATCACAACGTCCCTTCCTCCCAGGGCATGCCAGCTCAGAGCCAAATGAACATGACCCAGGGCCAACCCATGGGAAACTATGGGCCTCGTCCAAACATGAACATGCCCAATCAAG GTCCAATGATGCACCAGCAGCCTCCCTCACAGCAGTATAACATGCctcctggtggtggtggacagCACTACCAAGGACAACAAAACCCAATGGGCATGATCGGCCAGGTCAACCAGGGGAATCATGTCATGGGACAGAGGCCAATGCCACCCTACAGACCCCCACAGCAAG GTAATGCCCAGTATGGCCAACAGCAGGAAGCATACCAGCAAGGCCCTCCCCAGCAGCAGGGCtatcctcctcagcagcagtaCCCAGGTCAACAGGCCTACCCACCACAGCAACAAGGTTATG GTCCCTCCCAAAGTGCCCCAGGACAGTACCCTAACTATCCTCAGGGCCAGGGGCAGCAGTACGGGGCCTATCGCCCTCCTCAACCTGGACCCCCACAGGGCCAGCAGCAGCGCCCTTATGGTTATGACCAG GGCCAGTATGGAAATTACCAGCAATGA
- the ss18 gene encoding protein SSXT isoform X1: MSVAFAPHRQRGKSDITPAGIQKLLDENNHLIQCIMDFQSKGKTAECSQYQQMLHRNLVYLATIADSNQNMQSLLPAPPTQNMPMGPGGMNQSGPPPQPPHGHNMPSEGMVSGGPPAPHMQNQMNGQMPGPNHMPMQGPGPGPNQPPNMPSGSMNMPPSSHGSMGGYNHNVPSSQGMPAQSQMNMTQGQPMGNYGPRPNMNMPNQGPMMHQQPPSQQYNMPPGGGGQHYQGQQNPMGMIGQVNQGNHVMGQRPMPPYRPPQQGPPQQYPGQEDYYGDQYSHAGQGASEGNAQYGQQQEAYQQGPPQQQGYPPQQQYPGQQAYPPQQQGYGPSQSAPGQYPNYPQGQGQQYGAYRPPQPGPPQGQQQRPYGYDQGQYGNYQQ, translated from the exons ATGTCGGTGGCGTTCGCACCTCACAGGCAGCGGGGGAAGAGTGATATAACACCCGCTGGAATACAAAAG TTGCTTGATGAAAACAACCACCTCATCCAGTGTATAATGGACTTCCAGAGTAAAGGAAAAACAGCAGAGTGTTCACA GTATCAACAGATGCTGCACAGAAATTTAGTGTACCTGGCCACGATAGCAGACTCCAATCAGAACATGCAGTCTCTCCTCCCTGCT CCACCCACTCAAAACATGCCCATGGGCCCTGGTGGGATGAACCAGAGTGgacctcctcctcagccccctcatGGTCACAATATGCCCTCTGAGGGTATGGTCAGCGGTGGCCCTCCAGCCCCACATATGCAGAACCAGATGAATGGACAGATGCCTG GGCCAAATCACATGCCCATGCAAGGCCCTGGTCCAGGCCCCAACCAGCCCCCAAACATGCCCAGCGGGTCTATGAATATGCCCCCTAGCAGCCATGGGTCCATGGGTGGTTATAATCACAACGTCCCTTCCTCCCAGGGCATGCCAGCTCAGAGCCAAATGAACATGACCCAGGGCCAACCCATGGGAAACTATGGGCCTCGTCCAAACATGAACATGCCCAATCAAG GTCCAATGATGCACCAGCAGCCTCCCTCACAGCAGTATAACATGCctcctggtggtggtggacagCACTACCAAGGACAACAAAACCCAATGGGCATGATCGGCCAGGTCAACCAGGGGAATCATGTCATGGGACAGAGGCCAATGCCACCCTACAGACCCCCACAGCAAG gACCCCCTCAGCAGTACCCAGGGCAGGAAGACTACTATGGGGACCAGTACAGTCACGCAGGACAGGGAGCCTCAGAAG GTAATGCCCAGTATGGCCAACAGCAGGAAGCATACCAGCAAGGCCCTCCCCAGCAGCAGGGCtatcctcctcagcagcagtaCCCAGGTCAACAGGCCTACCCACCACAGCAACAAGGTTATG GTCCCTCCCAAAGTGCCCCAGGACAGTACCCTAACTATCCTCAGGGCCAGGGGCAGCAGTACGGGGCCTATCGCCCTCCTCAACCTGGACCCCCACAGGGCCAGCAGCAGCGCCCTTATGGTTATGACCAG GGCCAGTATGGAAATTACCAGCAATGA